Proteins encoded within one genomic window of Synechococcus sp. PCC 7335:
- the recG gene encoding ATP-dependent DNA helicase RecG, protein MEPTTTQKLQAQPSTPSDSTLPDWVRLQKALSIESERGFNNTKGHQQLFSEFLASSLLSGYTIFSDNFSSHLSSDKWKELARRFDSYAELSFSARQHLVADTRRFLHRARQAANSLPLLAEGNAPYTIDTKGTGAKSSRAKTATESKRKSRSPKTTDVTGLVNRPDSTHPLDKPLTYLRGIGAHKAEKLAKLGLLSLRDVLFYYPRDYIDYARQVKIKDLVPGETVTLVATVKKCSCFNSPRNSKLTIFEMTVYDATSRLKISRFLAGTHFRSRGWQERQKRLYPPGAVVAISGLVKQTKYGINIDSPEIEVLGGPDEAIASLTVGRVVPVYPLTEGVGADIVRKAVVAALPAVVELRDPLPSALRQKYELVELAAAIAHIHFPPSTEALAVARRRLVFDEFFYLQLGLLRRRAAQQQAQTSVQVAPTGQLIEAFYKVLPFQFTNAQQRVAQEILNDLQKTAPMNRLVQGDVGSGKTVVAVVGILAAIQAGYQAALMAPTEVLAEQHYRKLVEWFNLLHLPVELLTGSTRAAKRRQIHSELLTGELPVLVGTHALIEDPVQFHNLGLVTIDEQHRFGVAQRAKLQQKGDNPHVLTLTATPIPRTLALTIHGDLDVSQIDELPPGRKAVKTTVLGAKERSDAYDLIRREIVQGRQVYIVLPLVEESEKLDLRSAIEEGDRLQETIFPDFQVGLLHGRMSSVDKDAAISAFRDQTTQILVSTTVVEVGVDIPNATVMLIEHAERFGLSQLHQLRGRVGRGGDQSFCLLMTNSKSDVAMQRLRVMEQSQDGFFISEMDMRFRGPGQVLGTRQSGLPDFALASLVEDQDVLELARTAAGNVLAQESESGDGLTRWPLMEKELERRYQKLMGGAILT, encoded by the coding sequence ATTTTTCCTCTCATCTGAGTAGCGATAAGTGGAAAGAGTTAGCCCGACGGTTTGATAGCTACGCTGAGCTGTCTTTTTCTGCGCGGCAGCATCTAGTCGCTGACACCAGAAGATTTTTGCATCGTGCCAGACAGGCTGCCAATTCCTTACCACTGCTTGCAGAAGGCAACGCTCCCTACACAATCGATACTAAAGGTACTGGCGCTAAAAGTAGCCGAGCTAAGACAGCGACCGAGAGTAAGCGTAAGTCTAGATCGCCTAAGACTACTGATGTTACTGGTCTAGTTAATCGGCCTGATTCCACTCATCCGCTTGATAAACCGCTGACTTATCTCAGAGGGATCGGTGCACACAAAGCCGAGAAGCTAGCAAAGCTAGGGCTGCTGAGCCTGCGAGATGTCCTGTTTTATTATCCGCGTGACTATATTGACTATGCACGTCAAGTCAAAATAAAAGATTTGGTTCCTGGCGAAACGGTCACGCTCGTGGCTACGGTTAAAAAATGCAGCTGCTTCAACAGTCCGCGCAATTCTAAGCTGACGATCTTCGAGATGACGGTGTATGACGCGACCTCTCGGCTGAAGATCAGTCGATTTCTAGCAGGGACTCATTTTCGCTCTAGAGGCTGGCAGGAAAGGCAAAAGCGTCTGTATCCACCGGGTGCGGTTGTGGCTATTTCTGGACTTGTGAAGCAGACGAAGTACGGCATCAATATCGATAGCCCAGAGATTGAAGTATTAGGTGGCCCTGATGAGGCGATCGCCTCGCTAACGGTAGGCCGAGTCGTGCCGGTATACCCGCTCACAGAAGGCGTTGGCGCAGATATTGTTCGCAAGGCTGTGGTGGCGGCTTTGCCGGCTGTGGTGGAACTGCGCGATCCCTTGCCAAGCGCACTGCGGCAAAAGTATGAGCTAGTAGAGCTGGCGGCGGCGATCGCTCATATCCACTTCCCACCGAGTACCGAAGCGCTAGCAGTTGCCCGCCGTCGTCTAGTCTTTGATGAATTCTTCTATCTTCAGCTAGGCCTGCTTCGCCGCCGTGCCGCCCAGCAACAGGCCCAGACTAGCGTCCAGGTGGCCCCGACTGGCCAGCTAATCGAAGCCTTTTACAAAGTCCTTCCCTTTCAATTTACCAATGCTCAGCAGCGTGTCGCTCAAGAAATCCTGAATGATCTGCAAAAGACAGCTCCTATGAACCGGCTAGTTCAAGGTGACGTTGGATCGGGTAAAACCGTTGTCGCTGTCGTCGGCATCTTGGCTGCTATTCAAGCTGGCTATCAGGCAGCGCTCATGGCCCCAACAGAGGTTCTAGCCGAGCAGCATTACCGTAAGCTAGTTGAGTGGTTCAATCTTTTGCATTTACCTGTAGAACTTTTGACTGGCTCGACTAGAGCCGCAAAGCGGCGACAAATTCATAGTGAGCTACTCACCGGAGAATTGCCTGTTCTAGTAGGCACCCACGCACTGATTGAAGATCCCGTTCAATTTCACAACCTGGGTTTAGTCACCATTGACGAACAGCATCGCTTCGGCGTTGCCCAACGCGCTAAGCTCCAGCAGAAAGGGGATAACCCCCATGTGCTGACACTGACAGCTACGCCGATTCCGCGTACCCTGGCATTGACTATCCACGGTGATCTTGATGTTAGCCAAATCGATGAACTGCCGCCGGGAAGAAAAGCAGTTAAGACAACTGTACTTGGCGCCAAAGAACGTTCTGATGCCTACGACTTGATTCGTAGAGAGATCGTTCAGGGTCGTCAGGTTTATATTGTGCTGCCTTTAGTGGAGGAGTCTGAGAAACTCGATTTGCGCTCTGCTATTGAAGAGGGCGATCGCCTGCAAGAAACCATCTTTCCCGATTTTCAAGTGGGATTGCTACATGGGCGAATGAGCTCTGTCGACAAAGACGCTGCGATTAGTGCCTTTCGCGATCAGACGACCCAAATTCTGGTCTCTACCACCGTTGTTGAGGTCGGCGTAGACATTCCTAATGCTACGGTTATGCTAATCGAACATGCCGAGCGGTTTGGCCTTTCACAACTCCATCAGCTACGTGGCCGAGTCGGACGCGGTGGCGATCAGTCTTTTTGCCTACTAATGACCAATAGTAAGAGCGATGTGGCCATGCAGCGGTTGCGGGTGATGGAACAATCGCAAGATGGCTTCTTTATTTCTGAGATGGATATGCGCTTTCGCGGGCCAGGTCAGGTACTAGGCACTCGTCAGTCTGGACTTCCCGACTTTGCGTTAGCTAGCTTAGTAGAAGATCAGGACGTTTTGGAGCTAGCGCGCACTGCTGCTGGTAACGTGTTAGCGCAAGAAAGCGAATCCGGTGATGGACTCACTCGCTGGCCACTGATGGAGAAAGAGCTGGAACGTCGCTATCAGAAGCTAATGGGTGGAGCGATTTTAACCTAG
- the hflX gene encoding GTPase HflX — MYHQRLPIDRVTTPEFAQRLAAVSTDINQAICAYVDRRGHVIRVGVGSPRKTQIPVLELPRYGAERLCGIRCIATQLKLEPPSHSVLTAMAIQRLDAMALLTLTGTGFKRKGGGATGYIRDAYLAHLVPNPKEQWAVSDPLSLEALDQQDFLNLAESLEEEFRREFIAQQVDSDHDRVLVVGLLTEKMAEESFRNGLAEIERLVETAGGDVLQVTKQKRSRPHPQTVIGAGKVDEIALSVQTLGANLIVFNRDLSPGQIRNLEKHVGVRVVDRTELILDIFAQRAKSGEGKLQVELAQLEYQLPRLTGRGQAMSRLGGGIGTRGPGETKLETERRAIQKRITRLQAEVNQLQAHRTRLRQRRQANSVPSVAIIGYTNAGKSTLLNHLTESEVYAADQLFATLDPTTRRVVINDEETHELQSLVLTDTVGFIQDLPPALMDAFRATLEEVTEADALIHVVDASHHAWKDHIHSVMKLLGQMPIAPGPILLVFNKLDQTDTDALEVAKDEYPQAVFVSVAKNLGMDTLRQKILQLVHYAITH, encoded by the coding sequence ATTTATCACCAGCGGTTACCGATAGATCGGGTAACAACGCCGGAGTTCGCGCAGAGATTGGCTGCGGTTAGTACCGATATCAATCAAGCGATCTGTGCGTATGTCGATAGGCGTGGTCATGTCATCCGAGTAGGCGTCGGCAGTCCTCGTAAAACTCAGATTCCGGTTTTAGAGCTGCCTCGCTATGGTGCAGAACGACTGTGCGGCATTCGCTGCATCGCGACACAACTTAAGCTAGAGCCGCCAAGCCACAGTGTGCTGACAGCCATGGCAATCCAGCGGCTAGATGCTATGGCGTTGTTGACTTTGACCGGTACAGGCTTCAAACGTAAGGGTGGCGGAGCGACCGGCTACATTCGTGATGCCTATCTTGCTCATCTAGTGCCTAACCCCAAAGAGCAGTGGGCGGTCTCAGACCCACTTAGCCTTGAAGCGCTAGATCAGCAGGACTTTCTAAATCTTGCTGAAAGTTTAGAAGAGGAGTTTCGGCGAGAATTTATTGCTCAGCAGGTAGACAGCGACCATGATCGCGTTTTGGTGGTCGGTCTACTAACTGAAAAAATGGCAGAGGAGTCATTTAGGAACGGGCTAGCTGAAATTGAACGACTCGTAGAAACAGCGGGTGGTGATGTTTTACAGGTGACTAAGCAGAAGCGATCGCGTCCCCACCCTCAAACGGTCATCGGCGCTGGTAAAGTCGACGAGATTGCCCTTTCTGTGCAAACGCTAGGAGCCAACTTGATCGTCTTCAACCGCGATCTTTCACCCGGCCAAATCCGTAATTTGGAAAAACACGTTGGCGTTCGCGTGGTTGATCGTACTGAACTTATTCTGGATATCTTTGCCCAACGTGCCAAATCGGGAGAAGGTAAGCTACAAGTCGAACTTGCGCAGCTAGAGTATCAACTCCCTAGATTGACTGGGCGTGGTCAGGCGATGTCTAGACTTGGTGGTGGTATCGGGACTAGAGGGCCTGGCGAAACTAAGCTGGAAACCGAACGCCGCGCTATTCAAAAACGCATCACCCGTCTGCAGGCAGAGGTCAACCAGCTTCAGGCTCATAGAACTCGCCTGCGACAGCGGCGGCAGGCTAACTCAGTTCCCTCCGTTGCCATCATCGGCTACACCAATGCTGGTAAATCCACTTTGCTGAATCACCTGACGGAATCAGAGGTTTACGCAGCCGACCAGCTTTTTGCCACGCTAGATCCTACCACCCGCCGCGTTGTTATCAATGACGAAGAGACTCATGAGCTCCAGTCACTTGTGCTCACTGATACCGTAGGCTTTATCCAAGATCTTCCTCCGGCACTGATGGATGCTTTTCGTGCCACATTAGAAGAAGTCACCGAAGCTGATGCATTAATTCATGTGGTCGATGCGTCGCATCATGCTTGGAAAGACCACATTCACTCTGTAATGAAGCTACTGGGTCAAATGCCGATTGCCCCTGGTCCAATTTTGCTGGTGTTTAACAAGCTAGATCAAACTGACACTGACGCTCTAGAGGTCGCAAAAGACGAATATCCTCAGGCCGTTTTTGTCTCAGTTGCCAAGAATCTAGGGATGGATACCCTACGACAGAAAATCCTTCAGCTCGTTCACTATGCGATCACGCACTAA
- a CDS encoding DUF4912 domain-containing protein — MIMSTPVPDIPLEEMTLRQLRRVASEYEVSRYSRMRKVELVAAIQQKQVEAGVRNVPTTTTEPITGQVAVEAARFSSGAEAAGSTSTAVATRNLSMEHLANVDDGLGDLPDGYGESRIVLLPRDPQWAYAYWDIPNEHKQELRNQGGRRLALRFYDVTDIDINTQRPHSLQQYECGEIAREWYLPIPVSDRDYAIEVGYICDDGRWLMLSRSAVVRIPPVYPSDWIEDKFVTVSWDQDLRGRSVAQMVSPSQKAATAAGKAGYRTGENPLYDDIFAKAQSAEAMRLAGSLFGSMHQVPEQSVSSYVFPSGAGLWALPTASGINMSGAGMFPSAPPAKSRKFWLIADAELIVYGATEPDATVTIDGKEIELEPDGTFRFHMSFQDGMIRYPIVAVAKDGEQSRSIHMDFERETLSRNTNTKAEAVEEWFA, encoded by the coding sequence ATGATCATGTCAACACCAGTTCCTGATATTCCATTAGAAGAAATGACCCTTCGTCAGCTACGTAGAGTTGCTAGCGAATACGAAGTTTCTAGATATAGCCGGATGCGAAAAGTAGAGCTCGTGGCTGCCATCCAGCAAAAGCAGGTTGAAGCTGGAGTTCGTAACGTACCAACCACCACCACCGAACCGATCACCGGACAAGTCGCTGTCGAAGCTGCCAGATTCTCGAGTGGCGCTGAAGCTGCGGGTAGTACATCGACAGCCGTGGCGACTCGTAACCTTAGCATGGAACATCTAGCCAACGTCGATGACGGCTTAGGTGATCTGCCAGACGGCTATGGGGAAAGCCGAATTGTTTTGCTTCCTCGTGATCCACAGTGGGCATATGCATACTGGGATATTCCGAACGAGCACAAACAGGAGCTGCGTAACCAGGGTGGTAGACGTCTGGCTCTGCGCTTTTACGATGTCACCGATATCGACATCAACACTCAAAGACCCCACAGCCTCCAACAATACGAGTGTGGCGAGATTGCCCGCGAATGGTATTTGCCTATTCCAGTGAGCGATCGCGACTACGCTATCGAAGTAGGCTACATCTGTGACGATGGCCGATGGCTGATGCTCTCACGCTCAGCTGTGGTTCGCATTCCACCTGTCTATCCATCTGATTGGATTGAAGATAAGTTCGTTACTGTTAGCTGGGATCAAGACCTGCGCGGCCGCAGCGTTGCCCAGATGGTTTCACCCAGCCAAAAAGCAGCCACAGCGGCTGGTAAGGCAGGTTATCGGACAGGAGAGAATCCGCTATACGACGATATCTTCGCAAAAGCCCAGTCCGCAGAAGCGATGCGCCTAGCAGGCTCGCTCTTTGGCTCCATGCATCAAGTTCCAGAACAGTCAGTTAGCTCCTATGTCTTTCCATCTGGAGCGGGGCTTTGGGCGCTCCCTACAGCCTCTGGAATCAACATGTCTGGTGCCGGTATGTTCCCTTCCGCGCCGCCTGCAAAGTCTCGTAAATTCTGGCTGATTGCGGATGCGGAGCTCATTGTCTATGGGGCGACTGAGCCTGATGCTACGGTCACTATCGATGGTAAAGAGATTGAGCTAGAGCCTGATGGCACCTTCCGCTTCCACATGTCCTTTCAAGACGGCATGATCCGCTATCCTATCGTGGCAGTTGCTAAAGACGGTGAACAATCTCGATCTATCCACATGGACTTTGAGAGAGAAACGCTCTCTCGTAACACTAATACCAAAGCAGAAGCGGTAGAAGAGTGGTTCGCTTAA
- a CDS encoding CAAD domain-containing protein, whose amino-acid sequence MATDTQTESTIFTENNDSIGGSSPTDSGSAETMEQIKRVTAQVVDKLGDLDKYFGEFFQEYKRPLIALGLFFSLFLSIKLTLAVLEAINDVPVLAPLFELIGLLYSGWFVYRYLLKASNRSELASEINALTDQVLGRTSRL is encoded by the coding sequence ATGGCGACAGACACACAAACAGAAAGTACTATCTTTACTGAAAACAACGACTCAATCGGCGGCAGTTCTCCCACCGACTCTGGGTCTGCCGAAACAATGGAGCAAATCAAGCGAGTTACTGCGCAGGTCGTAGACAAGCTCGGCGATCTAGATAAATACTTCGGTGAATTTTTTCAAGAATACAAGCGCCCCTTAATTGCCCTAGGACTGTTCTTTAGTCTGTTTCTTTCTATCAAACTGACTTTGGCCGTTTTAGAAGCAATCAACGATGTGCCCGTTCTAGCACCTTTGTTCGAGCTAATCGGCCTGCTATATAGCGGCTGGTTTGTGTATCGCTATCTGCTTAAAGCATCGAACCGCAGCGAGCTAGCTAGCGAAATTAACGCGCTCACAGACCAGGTGTTAGGCCGCACTTCTCGGCTATAG